Proteins encoded within one genomic window of Bradyrhizobium sp. 186:
- a CDS encoding TRAP transporter substrate-binding protein: MKRRDFIKVTGLGAAGVATLAAPAIAQSSPEIKWRMPTSWPKSLDTLYGGAEMMAKMVAEATDNKFQIQTFAGGEIVPGLQVLDAVQNGTCEIGHTASYYYFGKDPTFTFGSAVPFGPNMRINQAWYMLGGGRDVLNEFYKKYNVVSLLAGNTGCQMGGWFRKEVKTPQDFSGLKFRIGGFAGKVMAKLGAVPQQIAGGDIYPALEKGTIDAAEWVGPYDDEKLGFVKVAPHYYFPGWWEGGPMLLAFVNQDKWNALPKYYQSILEQAGHYANNWMMAKYDQANPQALRRLLAAGAKLHPFSPEVMQACFKAAKELHTEVSATNADFKKVYESLTTFSNNGYQWFQVAEVGYDNFMARNSQS, translated from the coding sequence ATGAAGAGAAGAGACTTCATCAAAGTCACAGGACTCGGTGCAGCGGGTGTAGCGACACTCGCGGCTCCGGCGATCGCGCAGTCGTCGCCGGAGATCAAATGGCGCATGCCGACGAGCTGGCCGAAATCGCTCGACACGCTCTATGGCGGCGCCGAGATGATGGCCAAGATGGTGGCGGAAGCGACCGACAACAAATTCCAGATCCAGACATTTGCCGGCGGCGAAATCGTGCCCGGCCTTCAGGTGCTCGATGCCGTGCAGAACGGCACCTGCGAAATCGGCCATACCGCATCTTACTATTATTTCGGCAAGGATCCGACGTTCACCTTTGGCTCGGCCGTGCCGTTCGGACCAAACATGCGCATCAACCAGGCCTGGTACATGCTGGGCGGCGGCAGGGACGTCCTCAACGAGTTCTACAAGAAGTACAACGTCGTCTCGCTGCTTGCCGGCAACACCGGCTGTCAGATGGGCGGCTGGTTCCGCAAGGAGGTCAAGACGCCTCAGGACTTCAGCGGGTTGAAATTCCGCATCGGCGGCTTCGCCGGAAAGGTGATGGCCAAACTCGGCGCGGTGCCGCAGCAGATCGCCGGAGGGGACATCTATCCGGCGCTGGAGAAGGGCACCATCGACGCCGCCGAATGGGTCGGTCCGTATGACGACGAGAAGCTCGGCTTCGTCAAAGTCGCGCCGCATTATTACTTCCCGGGCTGGTGGGAAGGCGGGCCCATGCTTCTCGCCTTCGTCAACCAGGACAAGTGGAATGCGCTGCCGAAGTACTATCAGAGCATCCTCGAGCAGGCGGGGCACTACGCCAACAACTGGATGATGGCGAAGTATGACCAGGCCAATCCACAGGCGTTGCGGCGCCTGCTTGCGGCCGGCGCCAAGCTGCATCCGTTCTCTCCGGAGGTCATGCAAGCCTGTTTCAAGGCGGCAAAGGAGCTGCACACCGAAGTCTCGGCCACCAACGCGGACTTCAAGAAGGTTTACGAATCGCTGACGACGTTCTCAAACAACGGCTATCAGTGGTTCCAGGTCGCCGAGGTCGGATACGACAACTTCATGGCGCGCAACTCGCAGAGCTGA
- a CDS encoding IS110 family transposase has product MAKQNDLSRCLVTFEQDATVIAVIEIGQSSWLVAGIVPGLERNPLKKLSPDQDALLQLLHRWQKEAVQAGRTIKRIVVAYEAGRDGFWLARWLRAREIEAYVIHPSSVPVSREHRRAKTDRLDTELLKRAFLGWLRGEPKHCSMAAIPTLVDEDAKRPGRERQSLVGERTRIINRLKANLARLGIRSFRPNLAQASNRLEALRTPEGSAVPANTQAEMQRDMNHLRFIKQQIKEIETSRAKRLAAAPNEQRHAMVRLLARVVGVGIDTADMLVQEVFSRNMRDRKALARYAGLTGAPDESGKKRRERGLAKAGNARVRRGMIELAWGHLVHQKDSALTAWYRKRTSDARGGTRKTMIVALARKLLIALWRLVTTGETPAGLLLRPAA; this is encoded by the coding sequence ATGGCGAAGCAGAACGACCTGAGCAGATGCCTTGTCACATTTGAACAAGACGCGACAGTGATCGCCGTAATCGAGATCGGCCAGTCGAGTTGGCTGGTCGCCGGTATTGTGCCCGGTCTCGAACGCAATCCTTTGAAGAAGCTCAGCCCAGACCAGGATGCGCTTCTGCAGCTTCTGCATCGTTGGCAGAAGGAAGCGGTGCAGGCTGGACGCACGATCAAACGGATCGTCGTCGCCTATGAGGCCGGCCGCGACGGCTTCTGGTTAGCACGCTGGCTGCGAGCGCGAGAGATCGAGGCCTACGTAATCCACCCGTCGAGCGTCCCGGTGTCGCGCGAGCACCGGCGGGCGAAGACAGATCGGCTTGACACTGAGCTGCTCAAACGCGCCTTTCTTGGCTGGCTGCGCGGCGAACCCAAGCATTGCAGCATGGCGGCGATCCCAACCCTCGTGGACGAGGATGCAAAACGGCCGGGCCGCGAGCGCCAGAGCTTGGTCGGGGAACGCACACGCATTATCAATCGCCTGAAGGCCAACCTCGCCCGCCTCGGCATTCGCAGCTTCCGGCCAAACCTGGCTCAGGCATCGAATCGGCTGGAGGCCTTGCGCACGCCGGAGGGCTCGGCCGTTCCAGCGAACACACAGGCCGAAATGCAGCGCGACATGAACCACCTGCGCTTCATCAAGCAGCAGATCAAGGAGATCGAGACGAGCCGTGCCAAACGCCTGGCGGCAGCGCCCAACGAGCAACGCCATGCCATGGTACGCCTGCTCGCGCGGGTCGTCGGCGTCGGCATTGATACCGCGGACATGCTCGTGCAGGAGGTGTTCTCGCGCAACATGCGGGACCGTAAAGCCCTCGCGCGCTATGCCGGCCTGACCGGCGCCCCCGACGAGAGCGGCAAAAAACGACGCGAGCGAGGGCTTGCCAAAGCGGGCAATGCCCGCGTGCGCCGCGGGATGATCGAGCTCGCCTGGGGTCATCTGGTACACCAGAAGGACAGCGCACTGACCGCGTGGTATCGGAAGCGAACTTCCGACGCCCGCGGCGGCACGCGCAAGACGATGATCGTGGCGCTCGCGCGCAAGCTTCTCATTGCGCTGTGGCGGCTCGTGACAACCGGCGAAACGCCGGCAGGTCTGCTGCTGCGACCGGCCGCATAA
- a CDS encoding TRAP transporter substrate-binding protein produces MKRRDFLKVSAVGAAATAVASPAIAQSSPEVKWRLTSSFPKSLDTIYGGAEQMAKYVAEMTDNKFQIQVFQAGEIVPGLQALDATQKGTVEMCHTVSYYYVGKDPTFAIFASVPFGLNARQQNSWLYQGGGNELANEFFKKSNVVGFPCGNTGTQMGGWFRKEIKTVADLSGLKMRIGGIAGQVLQKVGVVPQQLAGGDIYPSLEKGTIDAAEWVGPYDDEKLGFAKVAKYYYYPGFWEGGPTVHAFANIDKWNELPKSYQAILTNATINTNTWMAARYDMLNPGALKRLVAGGTQLRPFTNEVLEACLKATNELWGEISAKNPDFKKSIDAMQAYRSDQYLWWQVAEYTYDSFMIRSRTRG; encoded by the coding sequence ATGAAGCGTCGTGATTTCTTGAAAGTGTCGGCAGTCGGCGCGGCGGCGACCGCGGTGGCCTCGCCGGCGATCGCGCAGTCCTCGCCCGAAGTGAAGTGGCGTCTGACTTCGAGCTTCCCGAAGTCGCTCGATACGATTTATGGCGGCGCCGAGCAGATGGCGAAGTACGTCGCCGAGATGACCGACAACAAGTTCCAGATCCAGGTGTTCCAGGCGGGTGAAATCGTTCCTGGGCTGCAGGCGCTGGATGCGACACAGAAGGGCACCGTCGAGATGTGCCATACGGTGTCGTACTATTACGTTGGCAAGGACCCGACCTTTGCGATCTTCGCGTCGGTGCCCTTCGGCCTCAACGCCCGCCAGCAGAATTCCTGGCTGTACCAGGGCGGCGGAAACGAGCTTGCCAACGAGTTCTTCAAGAAGTCGAACGTGGTTGGCTTCCCCTGCGGCAACACCGGCACGCAGATGGGCGGCTGGTTCCGCAAGGAGATCAAGACGGTCGCAGATCTCTCCGGCCTCAAGATGCGAATCGGCGGCATCGCTGGCCAGGTGCTCCAGAAGGTCGGCGTGGTGCCGCAACAACTCGCCGGCGGCGACATCTATCCGTCGCTGGAGAAGGGCACCATCGACGCCGCCGAATGGGTCGGCCCCTACGATGACGAGAAGCTCGGCTTCGCCAAGGTCGCTAAGTACTACTATTACCCGGGCTTCTGGGAAGGCGGTCCGACCGTTCACGCCTTCGCAAACATCGACAAGTGGAACGAGCTGCCGAAGAGCTATCAGGCGATCCTCACCAACGCGACCATCAACACCAATACTTGGATGGCTGCGCGCTACGACATGCTGAATCCGGGCGCCCTGAAGCGTCTGGTGGCCGGCGGCACCCAGCTTCGTCCGTTCACAAATGAAGTGCTGGAAGCCTGCCTCAAGGCGACCAACGAATTGTGGGGCGAGATCTCAGCCAAGAATCCCGACTTCAAGAAGTCGATCGACGCCATGCAGGCCTACCGCTCCGACCAATATCTGTGGTGGCAGGTTGCCGAATATACCTACGACAGCTTCATGATCCGCTCGCGCACCCGCGGCTGA